TAAGAAAGAAGTTGACCCTTACTGAACTGAATGCTTAAAAATATTTAATCCTTACCTCTACTGTTTGCAAATCTGAGTAACGCGTTGTTGTACTTTTCTGCCTTGTGTGAAGctgtgctaaagctgcaaattactatatCTACACTGAGACACTCATGAGgtacaatgagttctctgttagttggAAATCGAAGTATTTTCGGGACACATTTGGTTCCTTTTCCATTGTTTTAAAAAAACGTGATCAATTTAAAACTGTAAGAGAAAGGTAGGTGAAAAATGACGCTGCAATAATAAAAGAGTGACTTCAAAAAATTATCTTATAATTCCTCGTCACGTAAGTAAAAGATTCCATTACACTTCCTCCTTCTAAGATCAGTTATCATTACATAATaatcttaattaaacacatcgATAAATTGAAACTTTACATTTGAAACGTAACATTATAAGTGCTTCCTCACTTTAACACAGCTAACCATTATCTGCTACTGCGCCTTCGTGTACGCCATAGATCATAACCTAATTTCTGCAATACAGCTTTACAACATCGCAGTTCGCACACAATCGATTCAGATttcaaaattacacatgacacctaGCAATGTACATCATTTTTCACGACGAAGTGcagtgggttatttacaacaaacttcatgacggAATTACTCTGATATGAAgcaggtagattgctactcacacgcTTACCAACAGGCAGGCACGACGAAAAGAATGTTCACTTaggttttggccaaagccttcctcagaaaagaagcaaatggctctgagcactatgggacttaacatctatggtcatcagtcccctagaacttagaactacttaaacctaattaacctaaggacatcacacacatccatgcccgaggtagaattcgaacctgcgaccgtagcagttgcacggttccggactgcgcgcctagaaccgcgagaccaccgcggccggcaaatgtgtTCATAAACAGCCCCAAGCTGGcacagaaaattattatttgtaaGCGTTATGTCGATGAAATGTTCATGACACACATTATCAGCCTTCTAATCaccaaaatgggttcaaatggctctgagcactatgggactcaacatcttaggtcataagtcactAAAATGGGGATATGAATTATGCGATACTTAAGAAAACGGATAAAAAGACATATTTTTGAATGTAACGGTCACTGGGAAGGAGGATAAAATAAGTTTTTCTGTCCATCGTTAAGCCAGCGCAGTCAGGTGTGATAATACGGGTAGATTCTAAACATCCTTCACAATGTAAAAGAGACATTCTTCCATGCAGTGATAGCACATCTTCGCAAATTGCCGCTGGCAGACGCATAGGTACAGCGAGAACTTAGATTCTCAAACGGTTGGCTACATGAGTAAACTTGTTTCAAAATTTCCTCGAAAACACAAAGGTACCAAATCATCCTGAAGGCCCTGTTCTTTAATCATTCTGCCACTAAACTGGACTTGTTCTCGATTGTCACCAAACGTTTCCCGACTATTGATCTTCTGTTCGTTATCTCGAACCACTGCGGGGTTTTGCTGTCCACATGAAAGAACACATTTGCCAAATTCATTACATCTTCCCATCCGTTGTATTTGGCGACACGATTGTATCACTTCCGCCGTTTCGTCAGGTTCTGACTAGCGTCTTCAGAAAACACTGACGGATGCCTGATGTAAAGCTGACTTATTGCTGTTTTGGAATTTGTCTGTCTCCTGAATATACGGATCCCGGGAATACTGTTATGCTTGGCCTCGAGTAGTTGACGGCTTTTACGTTGCCTAACTGGCACCACGGTTATGGCGATGTTTTGAAGCATCTCCACCAACCAATGTCACGTCGttaccacaatcaagtccaaatccgaagACAGAGCTGTAAGTGAAGTACAATACTTAGCACTGAAAACACGTTTATTACAGACAGTACAGAACTGCCTCCTGGATGAAGAGTACTGCTATTTATAGAAATATCGCATGTTACAGAATATCTAAACATTACAAACACGAGAAATTTCGATAACATTCCAGTAGTGACAGACAATATATAACAAGTATTTTGTGGTGACCAGTTTTGAACCGGCGGTCCGTAGCACGGCAGGCAGCAGCACTCACCGCTTCACCACTCTGCAAGCGGCACAGCTCGCGGCAGTATTAGTTACTGTGTACGGAATTAGATCAATAATAGCTTCTGAATTCCTGCAACTCCCTGCCTATCTTTTAGGTGAGTGACAACTAATGTCTATCCATTCGTAAGAAGGTGGAAAAGTTAACTACTTATCGGACTTTTGTTTAATGAAGTGTCTGAAAATGAGTGATGAATGATGCTTTCGGAAGAGTGACAAAAGGAAGTAACTTGATTGTGATACTGGACCGTACTGAGGCGGGTGATTAACCAGCCTGTGATTTTAAGTACCATCCGggaaatttttcattttcttggaaCATAATTTATTTTCTGTGGTTCTGAAATTATGCCAGGAATATAATATAGCACTACAGTGTTACTGAGTTAACACATGCCAAATTTATATGCGTTTGACCAAAAATCACGGAGGTACAAATTGTTCTAACTACTTACTTGACTCGAGTTGTTGGACAGTTTCGTTTATGAGTTTGGTTCAGTATGGATGCACTGTACGAAGTCTCTCGTAAAGGCATAGAATTATCAACATTACAGAACCTGAAAATACTCTACTACTGCCTACAAATCATCTGCTACTTCTAGTGCAAAAAAGACAGAATTGTTTATAGAGTGACGACATGTCGAATTCCTTGGTATGTAGGAAAATCCATTTAACCAAATTGTGAATAAAATCACATGTTACACGATATGAAAAATTGCCTTTTACTTCTACATTCAAGAAATAATTATCTCCCTGCACAGTAGTTTTtgtgtttaaattatttttttataagttCGCCTTAACGGACAAAACACAAGACATACGTCTTTCTGTTGTTCTTCTTCTATTTCCTTGACGTTGTCCCACCTGTAATAGGGTCTGCTAATGCGCAACTGCCCAACCACATGTTTTTTCGTGTTGACATTTGTGTCCCAAGATGACAAATTTATATTCATGTTTAAATAGGTAGCTTTAAAGATATTGTATTCACATTTCAAATAAGTATAATGCACTTGTGTAAATTTGAGTTACATATCTTACCGTTATTTGGAAATGTAATACGAAAACTATTGTATCTAAGAGAAGTTATACAAAGAGTCCTTGCAACTTCTAGGAGCCTGTGGGAACAACAAAAATCCCAGTCAGTACCAATTACTTGCTACTCAACCAGAAGACGACTAATACGCGACCTTACACTTCTTAATATGGCTCATCTAGTCAACAGAGGTTCCATCACGCACAGTTGCATTAGGCCCTTATAGAAACATGAATCACTGATGATGCACATTGCTTAACAAAGACAATAGTGAAATAATTAAGTAAATAATAAAGGCATAATGATCACTGAACGAAAAACAGTAAGAAATACGCTGTAGGATTGTTAAATGGTCTACAAAGCATAGGTTACTCTTGACTATACATTTATTCAAGCAAATTCACACAAATCTATGTTCATATGATAGTCTCACATTCGTTGTTAACAAAATACTGGTTCAAGAAAGCACAGAATGGTAAATGCGTAGTGCAAGCTAAGCATTCATAGACAGTAGCAAAAGTGGAGTAACTGCATTGGGCTGACCAACAAAATCATTAAAACCTGCAACGAAAATTTCAAAGTTCAATATCTGCATACAGGTCTTTAACAGCTAAAAATTTACCATCGTCAGAAAATATTGAAGTCACTGATAACTGGGCTGTTGCTCTACATTTACCAGCATTCAGATTTCCAAATATGTTGTAAGTATCTAACTGGTTGACAATGATATATTTCTAAGTCAGAAAAAATACACCTGTACCCAAGTGGTTCTCTGGCTGGACAGTATCTTCAGAAGGCCTTATGAATCCAATCGCAGTAGGATAAAACACCCTCCAGTTTGTATGCCTGTTTAAAAGCTTTGTCACATGATCACTGCCTTAGAGAGTTTTGTGTCTTTGAACCTGACCACCTTCCATGAAATCAGATGTATTACAAAATTTACACAGCATTGAATATACACATTAAATATTCTTGATTAAATtttatgatttcttcttcaaatatTCTCTCTACAATTAACATTAAAAGTCAGGTGTATTTATCTTCTTCATTGTATCCAAAGTTGATGCTGATGCTTGTCACTAGAACTCATTTATACATAATCGCGCTTCTGTCCTATATTAGTCAAATGACAATATTACATACATAAAGTTAATGAACCATTATTAAACAATTAGGTGAAGTGATATAGTAAAAGGATGGGATTCTCATGCTGGCGATAATCCATGTGCATGTGGAGGATGATAGTCCCTAAACGATTTATACATATTCACTCATTTATTTAACAACAGCAGAGACTTGTTCATTCTATAGGTGGCAGCAAATGTTCACAATGGCATGCCATTAGGATACATTCCACCTATGTACCATTAGCTACaaaatttataattaattttagaTTCAGTCATTAATAACATTGTTAATAATCtaaagcagagtgtatgtgtgtatatcaGGGACCCCCTCCCAAACCTCTGCATCTATTTGAACCAAATTTAATACTGAAACAGAAGGTCTCATGAGTATCAACACTGTGGTGTTTATAGCCTCCTAGCCCCAACAGGAGCAGATACAGGACAAAGAAGAGTTTTTTCCAGCTCCTCATGTATAgggtgccctgcatgacaggctAGTTGCGTAGGAATGGTGTCGACCTGTGAAATCAACCTGTTTTGTAGGGAAGACTACATCTCAGGGGCAATAAATGGTATTCCAAGCCtcaacatgtaggctgccctacATCACAGGCATGTTGTGCTGGAATAGAACCCCAGTTGCTTTACCGAAATTATTTCTATGGTGGGCTGTGTATTAGGGGCaagtaaatgattttcaagcccctgatgtgtagcttgccctgcatgacaggtatgTTACGGCAGTAGTGACGGCTTTTTGTATTGAACAGTATTGCAGGGACTACATGTGCTGATGAGTACAGCTGGGGACAGGTTGAGGTGGATAGAGGAGGGGGTGGACAGAGCAACGGGGACCAAGAAATGAACAGAGGGTaggagggggagatgcatgaggtAGGTGAAAGATGTAGAGAGATGGTGGACAAGTGGAAAAGAGAGGATGTGAAGATGGGGAGGAGGATATGGGCAGAGGGAGGGGTAGGAAGATGTGGTCAGAGAGGGGGTGGAGAtaatggacaaagagaaggggaggaggagatgaagagacaggagtagtggggaggaggagataaagagatagagatGGGAGAATAAGATGGGCCGACAGAAGGAGGAAGAGAAGGACACAGACAGGAGAAGGTACTGTTGCATTCAATATACGTGTCAGATACATATGTGGGCAGATCTGTGGGGGAATATCTAGTAATTTTACACACATGGCTAATAATTTTACTGAGACTGTCTTGCTATCGCAAATCAGGCTCTAGATGTTATGTAATGTGTCTGTAAGTAGTTTCGGTGTTTTTAGTGAATATATCATATTTCCATTTTACACATTCAGCCACCTTGTCATCTTATTTGCTCAGTGGGCATGTCCTTTGAATTTCTGCACTGGGCTTGTTCGTATCCTTGCCTCCACTGCTCGGACATTCTGCCCAGCATCCAGCATGATCCATTTTGCTCAGCAGCATGACGTCAACTTGACAGCCAATATGGCTGAGCCAAGTATTCTGCATACATGTACAATGCTTCGTGGACTCACTGCTCATAATGTCTGTATGTGCAATACTAAAAACTCATTAAACCTGATTTTTATCTCTCAAGCGAATTTTTAACTCTCTTCAGTTTGACTCTTCTATCTTTTGTTGCCTATTCTGTTAACTGCATGTGGAAAAACATGGATCCTACTATTCTTTGGAGAGAAACGACTGACATTGATGTTCCATGCTTTGAGATTATTTTGTTCTATGGCGAGTATGAATGAAATGGGCAGTCCAAATAAAATTTGATCTTAAACTCCCATTAAACACTTCttcattcccccctcccctcccactctcccTTCCCATCATCCTCACCTACTAACACTCCTTTCTTCCCCTCCCTCTTGCCTCCCCTCCTCCTTTCATAAGTAACACCCCACTCTCTCATCCTCTCCTCTTCACAACACTGGGCTGTATTTCTTCCCTTTCTAGGCTATTTGAGTTACACATATTTCACTTTCCAGTCGCAGCTTTGTATTTTACTGCCATATGAGCCCAACCAATCACATTTAGCAACTCCTTAAGCTGCACTCATTTCTTGGAAACTGGCCAGTCAGAGATCTTCTAAGCCAGTGGTGTTCCACTTACTGAGCTCTCCAACTCACAACTCGATACCTTAATGCCATAAAAGATGGTCCACTTAAATGTCTGAACTGCGTTTTAGGTCCTCACACTTTTCTTCGAAACACACCAGAGACCTAGTAAACCAGTTGTGTTACGCTAATTTGGCACTCCCAATTTGCAGCTCAGTATTTTAACTGCCATAGAAATGAATCAGGGACACATACAGCTTACTGTGAAAAATGGGTGAGGGGACATGACATCATTCTCATCCAGTGGTGGCAATTGTATAATTGTCTGCCTTTGAGGCTGAAATTTTCTTATTCTTCACTTGTCTGCATGCTGCGATGTTCTTAATCATGCATTATCTTACAAAACAATCCAGGAACTGTGTGTTCTCATAAAACGCATCTTTTCACGTGAGATTTGTTTCCTTTGCTTAATACGATCTTTTCAAGTAGGTTTGTTAATGGCTGGTTGATTTTCTGTAGCTCTGTTCTGTAGAAACCTCCTTGTACATGTCATGGCACGTAATCTTCCAGAAGATATGTTCTTGGGTTTGTTTCCTGAACTGCTGGATTTTTTTATTATCTTGGTAGACCGTTTGATCTGAAAACGTGATAGAGAATTGTATTATGTTTGCTAATTCTAACATAATCGTCGACTTTCAGTTTAGATGTTCATGGATCTGTCACATTCGTGTCATTATACACCGCAGACAAAAGGCTGTTATTCTTAAGATTACAGCTCACATATCAATTGTACTGTGTTTTGTGTAATATACTGACTTACTACATCTTGTACGATATCATTCCATCTGAAATAAACTTGTGCTGAGAAACGATTAAACATAGCACATTTCAGAGTTCTACTGAATCACTCCAGTGTATAAAATGATGCACGGTGATTAATCTTGTATTTCTGCATTAACTTCCTGAAATGAGTGTTGCAAAATTACTTATGCTCGTTTGTAAATGGTTCGGAATATTTTTTAATGCATCTGCAACCTCGACACAGGTTTTACACTTTAGAGAGCAACCAATGTATACTTGGAGCACACATCAGTTACTTATGATAAATATTTATAGCCTGAATCGTATTTGAAATATGTAGTGAGGTCAACTAAATCAGACTGATGCAGGCTGACCATTTCCTTCGTGATAACCACCCTTTAGAACAAATTTTGTGGGTCGGGCGATGGAGCTGCTCAGCTTTTTCACCTTACATCGTCATTAAAGTGAGAACAACTGTTCATGAAGTTAATAACatgaacaagaactcttcagaatgAGGCATCAACATTAAAATAATCCTTTACATAATTTTACAGGAAACATATGCGAAACAATGAAAAAGTGaagtgacaggatggtaggacttGTGTATGAGAGTAGCAAAGAATTTGCATGATACTATAGGTGCTGCAGAGAATAAAAACTGTAAGAGacgacagacattggaatacgtcCAATAAATAACTAAGGAGCAGGGCACAAGTGCAGTATAGAAATACATGACGAGGGGCACTGAAGCTGTGCGAAGAGGATTTgctttattaaatggttcaaatggctctaagcactgtgggacttaacatctgaggtcatcagtcccctagaacttagaactacttaaacctaactaacgtaaggacaacacacatatccatgcccgaggcaggattcgaacctgcgaccgtagcaccaacgcggttccagactgaagcgcctacaaccgctcctcCACAGCGGCCAGCATTTCCTTTGTTACCAGTGTGCGAATGAACTGATGGTCTGTCTGTAGTTACCTCAGAACTGACGCTATGTAGAGTCGTAAACTGaacaccgtccgaacagacctCGAAGCCTAAGGGTACcgacctaccgccgtgtcatcctcagctcacaggcgtcactgggtggGGATTTggatgggcgtgtggtcagcacaccgctctcccggaggcGCTACTtatcaatcaaatagctcctcagttggccttacAAGAACTGAGTGCatgccacttgccaacagcgctcggcagaccgcagTCCTAGCAAAGTCATACAGCACtaccttcggtgatctgaggggaatcGATGTAAGGCCGTTGGTATGTAGGCTCCTAACGTTTCGTAGGGGGAGAATTGGTTTTATTCAGTTTTTCCTGGGGTCTCTATGGCTTCCTGCAGACATTCGTCTGGAAATGATAAGAGGGAGGGGTCGTAGGACACTTGTAGCCGAGCCCCCTTTGACCTGTGCTGAAACAGGTCTCGTGAgttataaatgaaaacgaaaaggACGTTTATGTGGAGTCCCCGCGCCCTGAACTGCCGTGCGCGGGCCAACGCTCGGAGGTGCGAGGTGCTGCCTGCGGGGTGTCGGCGTCGCAaccgcagccgcagcagcagccggcGGAGTGCCGTAAAGCGGCGATTGTCTCTGGAGCCGGCCATTTGTTCGACCCTCCGGCGGGGTTAAAAAGGCCGCCCCTGCTCTCCGCCGACAAAGGCCATCGACGGCATCTCGGCGCACAATGACGCCCGTCCCGGGGACAATGGGGGCGCGCGTTCGGCCGCCGAAGCCTGCGACGGGCCGGGGCTGCGCATTTGATCTGAGACCCCACTTAAACGCGGCGATCCTCACCGAGCCGAGCCGCTAAGAACCCATAGGGGCGGCGTCCATTGTTTACGAGTAATGAGCAGCGCAGCTAGCCTGTTGGCTGGCTTCCCTGAGTGCTTAGGCGGTCCCACGGCTTCCGCGCCAGCTCCCCGCCTACTCTTCCTCAGCCACTCCGCGACTCTGCCACCTCGTTTTCTGCAGCTGTTACCAGCAGGAGTCTCCGAAGAGTGCCTagtacacagggtgacaattattgaactatatggaaaaaaaacgtaaattagttacgaactatgaCGTGCACCCCCtttttcaacatgtaaacgtcactacagatattcttaTTTAGAttataacatgttcgatatgcccgccatcattagcggtgatgtggcgcagatgaatagcaaagTTCTGCACGAACAGCTGGAGTGTCgcaacatcgatactgtcgatgacctcctggttgcctgttttcagctcagcaatggttttggggttattgctgtacaccttgtctttattatagccccacaaagaggagtcgcatgtgtttaggtccggagaatatggtggccatcgaggcccatgccagtggcctctgggtactccagagggtgctactccaggacatcaaacactctcccgcttcgatggggtcgagccccGTCTTGCGTGAATCACATCTTCTCGAAATCatggtcattttggataatggagatgaaatcatcatcCACAATCTTCACATACCGTTCAGTAGTCGCCGTACCGTCAAGGAATgtagcaccgattattccgtgactggacactgcacaccacgcaGTCATCTGTTAaggttgaagagacttctcgatagcgaagtgcggattctcagtccttcacatgcgccaattttacttattgacgtacccatccaaatgaaagtgggcttcgtcgctaaaccaaatcatacatGAGCATACTAATTCCAATTATGTCGCTCCGCCAACTGCCCAGTTTGAGCGTCCTAACGCAAAGTGTTCAGAAGTTATAAGGATTTTATGTGATatggttcagtaactgtcaccccaagaatgctgaagattagattagatgggtagatcacataactaatgaggaagtattgaataggattggggagaagagaagtttgtggcacaacttgaccagaaggagggatcggttggtaggacatgttctgaggcatcaagggatcaccaatttagtattggagggcagcgtgaagggtaaaaatcgtagagggagaccaagagatgaatacactaagcagattcagaaagatgtaggttgcagtaggtactgggagatgaaaaagcttgcacaggatagagtagcatggagagctgcatcaaaccagtctcaggactgaagaccacaacaacaacatcaactgtCACCCCGTAAGTACTTCAGTAATACTGCGTAATTACACACGCTATCTTGGCTTATGATGAGCCTAATGCCctctttgaaattttttcacttagcAAAGACAAAATGCAGAAAGCAAAAGGTTATTTAGAACTGGTACAGAAACCAAACTTCAGTATTAAGACTCggagggcatgaaggggaagcagcagttgagacgCAGTTTTACTCAACCTCtacactgaggaagcagtaaagaaaacgacgAAAATTTTGAGAAGTATTTGAACTCGAgggaacagaaataaaaacttggagagttgccgatgatattgcaattctgtcagagacggcaaaggacttggacgagcaattgaatggaatgcatGTCTTGAAATGAGATTCTTCAAGGGttgccagaaaataatgcaccacattttttttctcaaccgaaaacaatgttacgtatgtattatttgaaatatCCTGAGTgagggcgccaagtttccgtcactttcgaaagatagcgcagctgcaggacattttcaaaatggcgtttgttacaagcaacatgccgtcattgagtttctcactgcagagaaagaaactgtggggaatattcacaaacgcttttgcaaagtccagagagcatctgctgtcgacagaagtacagttagtcgcagagtaaggagggtgaggtcatcagaagacggttcggcggaGATCTACGATTTGCAGCggccggggagaccatccacggctgtcacacctgacgcaACTGAAATAgctccctcggacttccacttctcTCAGCCATTGAAcgatgacaacgacatataaatgtgtcagcctatataaagttgacatggcttaaagccaaaacatctgcacgtGATAATGgcgtaaggccgaaattgcaatagtagaaataaaaagtttaacagtcactggcgttaacatgatgtctttcaaaaaattagaggatgccattcgtggaagatattttgcgGAAGATGAGGAGGGATTGTTACCGatagggcatacatgcccttgtttcgcgctggaggaaggccatagaacggggatGGAGGTTACGTGGAAAAGTAAGGTGTggagataaaacaccattctttcttgTGCGTGATTttcatgttcaataaagaactgttgaagaaaaaaaatgcggggCATTATTTTCTGGCCGACCCTCGTAAGATCAACATCGATAAAAGTAAAACGTACTGAAATGTAATCGAACTAAATGAGGAATGAGACAATGAGATTAGGAATGAGACAATGAAatcagtaggtgagttttgctatctgggcagcaaaacaacCTATAAGGGTGAAAGTAAaggtgtaaaatgcagactggcaataacaagaaaagaatTTATAACAAGGAGAATTAATGAACTTCCAATATAAATTTTAGAAGAATTTTGCAGTTGGTATTTATTGAAGTGTAGATTTGTACGGAAGTGAACCGTACCCGATAAGCAGTTGACCCAAAAGGAGAGtcctctgaaatgtggtgctgtataagaatgctgaagattagattggtagatcgccTTAAGTAATGATAGGGCTTTGAATTTAgctggggagaatagaaatttatggcacagcttggctagaagggcaaaaattgtagaaggagaccaagtgatgaatacagtaagcagattcaaagtgatgtaggttgcagtagtcattcggaagtgaagaggttcgcacaggatggACAAGTCTGGAGAGCTGTGTGTAagcacgaaatttggcacggacttcaatgcgagatgcctttaataggttccacaacgaaacattgtctcgaaatttggtagaaaatccgaagaaattctggtcgtatgtaaagtacacaagcggcaagacgcagtcaataccttcgctgcgcagtgccgatgataatgttaccgacgactgtgctgctaaagcggagttattgaacgcagttttccgaaattccttcaccagggaatacgaatggaatattccagaatttgaaacacgaacagctgctagcatgagtttcttagaagtagataccttaggggttgcgaagcaactcaaatcacttgacacGGGCTagtcttcagatccagattgtataccgattagattcctttcggattacgctgatataatagctccctacttagcaatcatgtacaaccgctcgctcaccgatagatctgtacctacagattggaaaattgcgcaggtcgcaccagtgtttaagaagggtagtagcagtaatccatcgaactacagacctatatcattgacgtcggtttgcagtaaggttttggagcatatactgtattcaaacattatgaatcacctcgaagggaacgatctattgatacgtaatcagcatggtttcagaaaacatagttcttgtgcaacgtagctagctctttattcgcacgaagtaatggccgctatcgacaggggatctcaaattgattccgtatttctagatttccggaaagcttttgacaccgttcctcacaagcgacttctaatcaagctccggggctatggggtatcgtctcagttgtgccactggattcgtgatttcctgtcaggaaggtcgtagttcgtagtaatagacggcaaatcctcgagtaaaactgaagtgatatcaggtgttccccagggaagcatcctgggacctctgctggtcgtgatctgtataaatgacctgggtgacaatctgagcagttctcttaggtggttcgcagatgatgctgtaatttaccgtctagtaaggtcatcctaagaccagtatcagttgcaaagcgatttagaaaagattgctgtatggtgtggcaggtggcagttgacgctaaataacgaaaagtgtgaggtgattcacatgagttccaaaagaaatccgttggaattcgattactcgataaatagtacaattctgaaggctgtcaattcaactaagtacctgggtgtaaaaattacgaacaacttcagttggaaagaccacatagataatattgtggggaaggcgagccaaaggttgcgtttcattggcaggacact
This DNA window, taken from Schistocerca piceifrons isolate TAMUIC-IGC-003096 chromosome 4, iqSchPice1.1, whole genome shotgun sequence, encodes the following:
- the LOC124795541 gene encoding homeobox protein Hox-D11-like, yielding MWRRVSFPGRQVATPEPGSQLEAAQLISRPPGGGGGGGGGGSARPRVSAEYGARPVACRYYTRNKVARAAILTRISRAARGRIFPPPPACRPQPPSAGGGRPAASQYFNCHRNESGTHTAYCEKWDVYVESPRPELPCAGQRSEVRGAACGVSASQPQPQQQPAECRRPCSPPTKAIDGISAHNDARPGDNGGARSAAEACDGPGLRI